In the genome of Xanthomonas translucens pv. cerealis, one region contains:
- a CDS encoding RHS repeat-associated core domain-containing protein gives MSTAAKHFDPQLGIDIHMYQLPPFPLPTPHIGIVLDPFDYLPFLGATVTVNGVKRATAGTGGLDIHIPLGAWAPQLSLPMGPQYDGEEIFMGSKTVSADGDPFSRLAVPVLDCNLAGLIPPFRIKKLKKPLRSLWLPTGINVAIPSNVQVGGPLTVSWMTLGLHAGFAALGALRRSTLGVRAAKAFKGLRQHVFKHMDSGFLKCKVLRAEPVDIRDGSVSVQHEDFAIPGRLPLAWSRGYGSARGEEAGACGHGWQTPADIRLEIDADGVVLFHDGHSVAVFPQLPDADGVPVVEFVDGARLLREGTDLLVRTKSDLRYRFAYAPAAGVGVLPRAQTLPIAQVEDACGNHWRFERGDGHLVRIVERGVGGLQGRFIEVQSRHGRIDRLQLHDPATGLTHPLVAYRYVEGDLVAAEDALGVPRTFAYRQHRMVRHTDRIGLSFHYAYDAQWRVVHAWGDGGLYDYRFAYDALLRETQVTDSLGHVSLVKFDEHRLPLCEIDALDGVTVFEYDAVGRTVAVTDAEGLRTAFGYDARGNLLRLRRADGSTLHQVYDEDDRLLSVTDPGGHAWHQVHDARGLLQSQTDPLGATTHYDYDAQGLLVAQRNPRGAQTELGYDRYGLLASLRDALGHESRYAHDALGRLHRQVDPLGQATHYDYDAKGRLLRVRSADGGQVQCDYDAEDQLVRYVDEAGAQTRLHYVGIGQIGKRVQPDGHTVEYRYDSEEQLVAVINQRGEAYRLRRDPLGRIVEETDYWGQSRHYQYDACGRLTATIDPLGQRIGFATDALGRIVKKTLPDIRTPGQQVQEQFAYDARGQLVELRNRHRTATRRFDALGQVLEEVQDGFRVGYGYDAVGNRVLRETSAGNRIAFGYDLRDQVVEVAINDDAPIAIERDALGRATREQLSAQVQRQFQYDGRSLLTAQSVLKDAVPLFETTYDYDRAGNLTHRRDSAQGVDEYRYDVLGRLLQHTDPKGRIERFFNDPAGDRLATRVQQVQLRKVAGGDDDQQVQWTREGSYAGVHYVFDRAGDLIRKGSPNGPEPDDLDLLWDANHRLAESRKAGQTTHYGYDPLGRRVFKRNPTHTTWFYWDGDALLGEVKQAHDEPDAAPVWMGNVANLIEAKRRKEKLAKLHDRTREYVYYPGSFVPLALIEKELKPAGAELADTENQVNKMIKNEAVKPGENSLMPAAPAKALGVLGGTALLRGSVLSNLKANDSKSHEPESGGLGWLGEVELIKSESSVTVFSLSSQEKELGDTATRPHPAELISGMGSQNETREIAAPSKKYSLPDAHPFAERSLPALPKELRPIVYHYHVDPNGCPARLSAASGDLVWSVVYNAWGEVSEYLISIAENCLRFQGQYYDFETGLHYNRYRYYESAAGQYVSRDPVGLVGGMNCHSYVQNPFAWIDPLGLWGEPMNGASATVTVGDISRRASSSSAGHAEINALNWFLDEGGGFDGKKVVISDVVGHFKSGELPVGVCTGCRTNIFDLLQQGNASSVVIPKTVGNRFVGNIEINSSDFARVGREIRGVYDGAGTNKQKSDKAWKVLEGVQCRK, from the coding sequence ATGAGCACCGCCGCCAAGCATTTCGACCCGCAGCTGGGCATCGACATCCACATGTATCAGCTGCCGCCGTTTCCGCTGCCCACGCCGCATATCGGCATCGTGCTGGACCCGTTCGACTACCTACCGTTCCTCGGCGCCACGGTCACCGTCAACGGGGTCAAACGCGCCACCGCCGGCACCGGCGGGCTGGACATCCATATTCCGCTGGGCGCGTGGGCGCCGCAGCTGAGCCTGCCGATGGGGCCGCAGTACGACGGCGAAGAGATCTTCATGGGCAGCAAGACGGTGTCGGCCGACGGCGACCCGTTCTCGCGGCTGGCGGTACCGGTGCTGGACTGCAACCTGGCCGGGCTGATCCCGCCGTTCCGGATCAAGAAACTGAAGAAGCCGCTGCGTTCGCTGTGGCTGCCGACCGGCATCAATGTGGCCATCCCGAGCAACGTGCAAGTCGGCGGGCCACTGACCGTGTCGTGGATGACGCTGGGGTTGCATGCCGGCTTCGCCGCGCTGGGCGCGCTGCGCCGCTCCACGCTGGGCGTGCGGGCGGCGAAGGCGTTCAAGGGCCTGCGGCAGCATGTGTTCAAGCACATGGATTCGGGCTTCCTCAAGTGCAAGGTGCTGCGCGCCGAGCCGGTGGACATCCGCGACGGCAGCGTGTCGGTGCAACACGAGGACTTCGCGATCCCCGGGCGGCTGCCGCTGGCCTGGTCGCGCGGCTACGGCTCGGCGCGCGGCGAGGAGGCCGGCGCCTGCGGCCACGGCTGGCAGACGCCGGCCGACATCCGCCTGGAGATCGACGCCGACGGCGTGGTGCTGTTCCATGACGGCCACAGCGTGGCCGTGTTCCCGCAGCTGCCGGACGCCGACGGCGTCCCGGTCGTCGAGTTCGTCGACGGCGCGCGGCTGCTGCGCGAAGGCACCGACCTGCTGGTGCGGACCAAGTCCGACCTGCGCTACCGCTTCGCCTATGCGCCGGCGGCCGGCGTTGGCGTGCTGCCGCGCGCGCAAACCTTGCCGATCGCGCAGGTCGAGGACGCCTGCGGCAACCATTGGCGCTTCGAGCGCGGCGACGGCCACCTGGTGCGCATCGTCGAACGCGGCGTGGGCGGGCTGCAGGGCCGCTTCATCGAGGTGCAGTCGCGGCACGGCCGCATCGACCGCCTGCAACTGCACGATCCGGCCACCGGCCTGACCCATCCGCTGGTGGCCTATCGCTATGTGGAAGGCGACCTGGTCGCCGCCGAGGACGCGCTGGGCGTGCCGCGCACGTTCGCGTACCGCCAGCACCGCATGGTCCGGCATACCGATCGCATCGGCCTGTCGTTCCACTACGCCTACGACGCGCAGTGGCGGGTGGTGCACGCCTGGGGCGACGGCGGCCTGTACGACTACCGTTTCGCCTACGACGCCCTGCTGCGCGAGACCCAGGTGACCGACTCGCTGGGCCACGTGTCGCTGGTGAAGTTCGACGAGCACCGCCTGCCGCTGTGCGAGATCGATGCGTTGGACGGGGTCACCGTGTTCGAGTACGACGCGGTTGGCCGCACCGTGGCGGTCACCGACGCCGAGGGCCTGCGCACCGCGTTCGGCTACGACGCGCGCGGCAACCTGTTGCGCCTGCGCCGCGCCGACGGCAGCACGCTGCACCAGGTCTACGACGAGGACGACCGGCTGCTGTCGGTCACCGACCCGGGCGGCCACGCCTGGCACCAGGTGCACGACGCGCGCGGGCTGCTGCAGTCGCAGACCGATCCGCTGGGCGCCACCACGCACTATGACTACGACGCGCAGGGGCTGCTGGTGGCGCAGCGCAACCCGCGCGGCGCGCAGACCGAGCTGGGCTACGACCGCTACGGCCTGCTGGCGTCGTTGCGCGACGCGCTGGGCCACGAGAGCCGCTACGCGCACGACGCGCTGGGGCGGCTGCACCGGCAGGTCGATCCGTTGGGCCAGGCCACGCACTACGACTACGACGCCAAGGGCCGGCTGCTGCGCGTGCGCTCGGCCGACGGCGGGCAGGTGCAGTGCGATTACGACGCCGAGGACCAGCTGGTGCGCTACGTGGACGAAGCCGGGGCGCAGACCCGGCTGCACTACGTAGGCATCGGCCAGATCGGCAAGCGCGTGCAGCCGGACGGGCACACGGTGGAATACCGCTACGACAGCGAAGAACAGCTGGTGGCGGTGATCAACCAGCGCGGCGAGGCGTACCGGCTGCGCCGCGACCCGCTGGGCCGCATCGTCGAGGAAACCGACTACTGGGGCCAGTCGCGGCACTACCAGTACGACGCCTGCGGGCGGCTGACCGCGACGATCGACCCGCTGGGCCAGCGCATCGGCTTCGCCACCGACGCGCTCGGGCGCATCGTCAAGAAGACCTTGCCGGACATACGCACGCCGGGCCAGCAGGTGCAGGAGCAGTTCGCCTACGACGCGCGCGGGCAGCTGGTGGAACTGCGCAACCGGCATCGCACCGCCACGCGCAGGTTCGACGCGCTGGGGCAGGTGCTGGAAGAAGTGCAGGACGGGTTCCGCGTCGGCTACGGCTACGACGCCGTGGGCAACCGCGTGCTGCGCGAGACCTCGGCGGGCAACCGGATCGCGTTCGGCTACGACCTGCGCGACCAGGTGGTCGAGGTGGCGATCAACGACGACGCGCCGATCGCCATCGAGCGCGACGCGCTGGGCCGCGCCACGCGCGAGCAGCTCAGCGCGCAGGTGCAGCGCCAGTTCCAGTACGACGGGCGCAGCCTACTGACCGCGCAGTCGGTCCTCAAAGACGCCGTGCCGCTGTTCGAAACCACGTACGACTACGACCGCGCCGGCAACCTGACCCACCGCCGCGACAGCGCGCAGGGCGTGGACGAATACCGCTACGACGTGCTGGGCCGGCTGCTGCAGCACACCGACCCGAAGGGCCGCATCGAGCGCTTCTTCAACGACCCGGCCGGCGACCGCCTGGCCACGCGCGTGCAGCAAGTGCAGCTGCGCAAGGTGGCCGGCGGCGACGACGACCAGCAGGTGCAGTGGACCCGTGAGGGCAGCTACGCCGGCGTGCACTACGTGTTCGACCGTGCCGGCGACCTGATCCGCAAGGGCAGCCCCAACGGCCCGGAACCGGACGACCTGGACCTGCTCTGGGACGCCAACCACCGCCTGGCCGAAAGCCGCAAGGCGGGCCAAACCACCCACTACGGCTACGACCCGCTGGGCCGGCGCGTGTTCAAGCGCAACCCGACCCACACCACCTGGTTCTACTGGGACGGCGACGCGCTGCTGGGCGAAGTGAAGCAGGCCCACGACGAACCGGACGCGGCGCCGGTGTGGATGGGCAATGTCGCGAACCTGATCGAGGCCAAGCGCCGTAAGGAGAAGCTCGCGAAGCTGCACGATCGCACGCGGGAATACGTGTATTACCCGGGCAGTTTTGTGCCGCTGGCGTTGATCGAGAAGGAACTCAAGCCGGCGGGGGCAGAGCTGGCGGATACGGAAAATCAAGTGAACAAAATGATAAAGAATGAGGCAGTCAAACCGGGGGAAAATTCGCTCATGCCTGCCGCGCCGGCAAAAGCGCTAGGCGTACTCGGTGGCACCGCATTACTGCGGGGCTCCGTACTATCAAACTTGAAGGCCAATGATAGCAAATCGCATGAGCCTGAATCAGGCGGCTTGGGCTGGCTCGGCGAAGTGGAATTAATAAAAAGTGAATCGTCGGTAACAGTATTTTCTTTATCAAGTCAGGAAAAAGAACTTGGGGATACGGCTACTCGACCACATCCCGCGGAATTAATATCGGGGATGGGGTCGCAAAATGAAACTAGAGAAATAGCCGCTCCCAGCAAAAAATATAGTTTGCCCGACGCCCACCCCTTTGCGGAGCGTTCATTGCCGGCCTTGCCAAAAGAATTGCGTCCAATTGTATATCACTATCACGTAGACCCAAACGGATGTCCTGCGCGGCTGTCTGCGGCCTCCGGGGACTTGGTTTGGTCGGTGGTATATAACGCTTGGGGAGAGGTGAGTGAATATTTGATATCCATTGCTGAAAATTGCCTGCGGTTTCAGGGGCAGTACTATGATTTTGAAACAGGGTTGCACTATAATCGATATCGATATTACGAAAGCGCTGCGGGCCAATACGTGTCCCGCGATCCAGTCGGGCTAGTTGGAGGTATGAACTGTCATTCGTACGTGCAAAATCCGTTTGCATGGATTGACCCGCTCGGGTTATGGGGCGAGCCAATGAACGGCGCGTCCGCGACAGTAACCGTTGGCGATATTTCACGGCGTGCTAGCAGTAGTAGCGCTGGGCATGCGGAGATAAATGCATTAAACTGGTTCTTGGATGAGGGAGGTGGTTTTGACGGTAAAAAGGTGGTAATCAGTGACGTGGTGGGTCACTTCAAAAGCGGCGAGCTACCCGTCGGAGTTTGTACGGGATGCCGAACTAACATATTCGACCTGTTGCAGCAAGGCAATGCTTCTAGCGTGGTAATTCCAAAGACTGTTGGAAATAGATTCGTTGGAAATATCGAGATTAATTCTTCTGATTTTGCTCGAGTTGGCCGTGAGATCAGAGGTGTTTATGATGGTGCGGGGACTAATAAGCAGAAGTCCGACAAAGCATGGAAAGTTCTGGAGGGTGTGCAGTGCAGAAAATAA
- a CDS encoding type VI secretion system Vgr family protein, which translates to MHAEMISSGVAALRLNQDRRLIRVTTALDPDTFIVKCFEGTETVSAPYAFAVDLLSAQRRLELKQLVGQPIQLSLGDEFDDRVVHGYVKEFALIGAESELAAYRAEVAPWFAFLQYTSNCRIFQDLSVLEIVEQVFGEYPQLADYKYELNAGNFPKLPYCVQYNESDFTFVSRLLEDAGIYYTFVHAEGAHTMVLADDSTASTALGEPAPVAFVSDQGVLRTPGLHSWSARRRVGPTAHAVSSFDFKQPRTALSASTARSIPVGALPELERYHYDGAARFADSRVGEALAAIRSEEAAWPTKLFEGAGNSTELQAGGCFTLERHPDFIGRSEDDRQFFVVQLHREGRNNFSSDYSQAEAPTYRCSATALRRKIPYRPLRDTPQQRMPGPQTATVVGPPGEELYADRYGRVKVQFHWDRKGQFRENSSCWIRSASPWAGADMGGVSPPRVGQEVVVDFLDGDPDRPIITGRVFNEDNMPPFGMEVSGLKSKTVKGGGYNEMTMHDTAGGELLNMRAQRDMVTTVLNDQNATVKNNKSTSVAVDHRMDVGSNQSISVGANRGITVTGNDTLGVTGTRSTSVTGAVTETYQAGETKTIAAAGYTETITGNFVTTLTGNYTSQRTGAWKETVTQTSLRQVIGKVTEQLSAGREVSITGLDKRSVQGAVEDTNVGARTVSVQGDMEQGITGTHTLMANGNMTLASGSNLTATVGGAAIEILGEKITISAGGSVIVIDGSGVSVNGSEIKLNC; encoded by the coding sequence GTGCACGCCGAAATGATATCCAGTGGAGTTGCCGCGCTACGTCTGAACCAGGATCGGCGCCTGATCCGGGTTACCACAGCGCTGGATCCTGACACCTTCATCGTCAAATGCTTCGAAGGCACGGAAACGGTATCGGCGCCCTATGCGTTCGCCGTCGACCTGCTGTCCGCGCAGCGGCGCCTGGAATTGAAGCAACTGGTCGGCCAGCCGATCCAGCTCAGCCTGGGCGACGAGTTCGACGACCGTGTCGTGCACGGTTACGTCAAGGAGTTCGCGCTGATCGGCGCCGAAAGCGAATTGGCCGCGTATCGCGCCGAGGTCGCCCCGTGGTTCGCGTTTTTGCAGTACACCAGCAATTGCCGCATCTTCCAGGATCTGAGCGTGCTGGAGATCGTCGAGCAGGTGTTCGGCGAATACCCCCAACTGGCCGATTACAAGTACGAGTTGAATGCCGGCAACTTCCCCAAGCTGCCGTACTGCGTGCAGTACAACGAATCGGATTTCACCTTCGTCTCGCGCCTGCTGGAGGACGCCGGCATCTACTACACGTTCGTGCACGCCGAGGGCGCGCACACGATGGTGCTGGCCGACGATTCCACCGCCTCCACGGCACTGGGCGAGCCGGCGCCTGTGGCGTTCGTGTCCGACCAGGGCGTGCTGCGGACGCCCGGCTTGCACAGTTGGTCGGCGCGGCGCCGGGTCGGCCCCACCGCGCATGCGGTGAGTAGCTTCGATTTCAAGCAGCCGCGTACTGCGCTGTCGGCCAGCACGGCGCGGTCGATCCCGGTCGGCGCGCTCCCCGAACTGGAGCGCTACCACTACGACGGCGCGGCGCGTTTCGCCGACAGCCGCGTCGGCGAGGCATTGGCGGCGATCCGTAGCGAGGAAGCGGCGTGGCCCACCAAATTGTTCGAAGGCGCCGGCAACAGTACCGAGCTGCAGGCCGGGGGGTGTTTCACCCTTGAACGGCATCCGGATTTCATCGGCCGCAGCGAGGACGACCGACAGTTCTTCGTCGTGCAGCTGCATCGCGAAGGCCGCAACAACTTCTCCAGCGACTACAGCCAGGCCGAAGCGCCGACCTATCGTTGCAGCGCCACCGCGCTGCGGCGCAAGATCCCGTACCGGCCGCTGCGCGACACGCCGCAGCAGCGCATGCCCGGCCCGCAGACCGCCACCGTGGTCGGGCCGCCGGGCGAGGAGTTGTACGCCGACCGCTACGGGCGAGTGAAGGTGCAGTTCCACTGGGACCGCAAGGGCCAGTTTCGCGAGAACAGCTCGTGCTGGATCCGTAGCGCCAGTCCGTGGGCCGGCGCCGATATGGGCGGCGTGTCGCCGCCGCGTGTGGGCCAGGAGGTGGTGGTGGATTTCCTCGATGGCGATCCGGACCGGCCGATCATCACCGGCCGCGTGTTCAACGAAGACAACATGCCGCCGTTCGGCATGGAGGTCAGCGGCCTGAAGTCCAAGACGGTCAAAGGCGGCGGCTACAACGAAATGACCATGCACGACACCGCCGGCGGCGAGCTGTTGAACATGCGCGCGCAGCGCGACATGGTCACCACCGTGCTCAACGACCAGAACGCGACGGTGAAGAACAACAAGAGCACCAGCGTGGCGGTCGACCACCGCATGGACGTGGGGTCCAACCAGAGCATCAGCGTCGGCGCCAACCGCGGCATCACCGTGACCGGCAACGACACGCTGGGCGTCACCGGCACGCGCAGCACCAGCGTCACCGGCGCGGTCACCGAAACCTACCAGGCCGGCGAGACCAAGACCATCGCCGCGGCCGGCTACACTGAGACCATCACCGGCAATTTCGTCACCACCCTGACCGGCAACTACACCAGCCAGCGCACCGGCGCGTGGAAGGAGACCGTCACCCAGACCTCGCTGCGCCAGGTGATCGGCAAGGTCACCGAGCAGCTGAGCGCCGGGCGCGAGGTCAGCATCACCGGCCTGGACAAACGCAGTGTGCAGGGCGCAGTGGAGGACACCAACGTCGGCGCGCGCACGGTCAGCGTCCAAGGCGACATGGAGCAGGGCATCACCGGCACCCACACGTTGATGGCCAACGGCAACATGACCCTGGCCTCGGGCAGCAACCTCACCGCGACGGTGGGCGGCGCGGCGATCGAGATCCTCGGCGAGAAGATCACCATTTCCGCCGGCGGTTCGGTGATCGTCATCGACGGCTCCGGGGTGTCGGTCAACGGCTCGGAAATCAAGCTGAACTGCTGA